Proteins encoded in a region of the Streptomyces sp. PCS3-D2 genome:
- the cimA gene encoding citramalate synthase produces the protein MTTTPEAAAAVLDDSFHVFDTTLRDGAQREGINLTVADKLTIARHLDDFGVGFIEGGWPGANPRDTEFFARARAEIDFKNAQLVAFGATRRAGGSADQDPQVRALLESGAPVITLVAKSHDRHVELALRTTLEENLEMVRDTVSHLVAQGRRVFVDCEHFFDGYRANAEYAKSVVRTAHEAGADVVILCDTNGGMLPAQVSATVATVLADTGARLGIHAQDDTGCAVANTLAAVDAGATHVQCTANGYGERVGNANLFPVVAALEIKYGRTVLPDGALAEMTRISHAIAEVVNLTPSTHQPYVGVSAFAHKAGLHASAIKVDPDLYQHIDPERVGNTMRMLVSDMAGRASIELKGKELGVELGGDRALISRVVERVKERELQGYTYEAADASFELLLRAEAEGRARRYFRIESWRAIVEDRPDGTHANEATVKLWAKGERIVATAEGNGPVNALDRALRVALERFYPQLAKFELVDYKVRILEGTHGTESTTRVLVATTDGVREWSTVGVAPNVIAASWQALEDAFTYGLLHAGVEPAE, from the coding sequence ATGACGACGACACCAGAGGCGGCAGCAGCGGTCCTGGACGACAGCTTCCACGTCTTCGACACCACCCTGCGCGACGGCGCCCAGCGCGAGGGCATCAACCTCACGGTCGCCGACAAGCTGACGATCGCCCGCCATCTGGACGACTTCGGAGTGGGCTTCATCGAGGGCGGCTGGCCCGGCGCCAACCCCCGGGACACCGAGTTCTTCGCCCGCGCCCGCGCGGAGATCGACTTCAAGAACGCCCAGCTGGTCGCCTTCGGCGCCACCCGCCGGGCGGGCGGCTCGGCCGACCAGGACCCGCAGGTGCGGGCCCTGCTGGAGTCCGGCGCCCCGGTGATCACGCTCGTCGCCAAGTCCCACGACCGCCACGTCGAGCTCGCCCTGCGCACCACCCTGGAGGAGAACCTGGAGATGGTCCGGGACACCGTCTCGCACCTGGTGGCCCAGGGCCGCAGGGTCTTCGTCGACTGCGAGCACTTCTTCGACGGCTACCGGGCCAACGCCGAGTACGCGAAGTCCGTCGTGCGCACCGCGCACGAGGCCGGAGCCGATGTCGTCATCCTCTGCGACACCAACGGCGGCATGCTGCCCGCCCAGGTGTCGGCGACCGTCGCCACCGTCCTCGCCGACACCGGCGCCCGCCTCGGTATCCACGCCCAGGACGACACCGGCTGCGCCGTCGCCAACACCCTCGCCGCCGTCGACGCCGGAGCCACCCACGTCCAGTGCACCGCCAACGGCTACGGTGAGCGCGTCGGCAACGCCAACCTGTTCCCCGTCGTCGCCGCGCTGGAGATCAAGTACGGGCGCACGGTCCTCCCCGACGGCGCGCTCGCCGAGATGACCCGGATCTCGCACGCCATCGCCGAGGTCGTCAACCTGACGCCCTCCACCCACCAGCCCTACGTCGGCGTCTCCGCCTTCGCCCACAAGGCGGGCCTGCACGCCTCGGCGATCAAGGTCGACCCGGACCTCTACCAGCACATCGACCCCGAGCGGGTCGGGAACACCATGCGGATGCTGGTCTCCGACATGGCCGGTCGCGCGTCCATCGAGCTCAAGGGCAAGGAGCTCGGCGTCGAGCTCGGCGGGGACCGCGCGCTGATCTCCCGGGTGGTGGAACGGGTCAAGGAGCGCGAGCTCCAGGGCTACACCTACGAGGCGGCCGACGCCTCCTTCGAGCTGCTGCTGCGGGCCGAGGCCGAGGGGCGGGCCCGCAGGTACTTCCGCATCGAGTCCTGGCGGGCGATCGTCGAGGACCGCCCGGACGGCACCCACGCCAACGAGGCCACGGTGAAGCTGTGGGCCAAGGGCGAGCGGATCGTCGCGACGGCCGAGGGCAACGGCCCGGTCAACGCGCTGGACCGGGCCCTGCGGGTGGCGCTGGAGCGCTTCTACCCGCAGCTCGCCAAGTTCGAGCTGGTCGACTACAAGGTCCGCATCCTGGAGGGCACGCACGGCACGGAGTCCACGACCCGCGTGCTCGTCGCCACGACGGACGGGGTTCGCGAGTGGTCGACCGTCGGCGTCGCCCCCAATGTGATCGCCGCCTCCTGGCAGGCCCTGGAGGACGCGTTCACCTACGGCCTCCTCCACGCGGGCGTCGAGCCGGCCGAGTAG
- a CDS encoding TetR/AcrR family transcriptional regulator: protein MAADGVPVRAARKNAPPREDVLVAAMATIAERGLDGLTMAGLGREVGMSSGHLLYYFRSKDELLLQTLEWSEAELGGARRALLARRGPVTERLQAYVDLYVPTQARDPHWTLWLEVWNRSQNAGPRERDRQAAIEGAWHRDLVALLAEGMSRGEFRPVDAERVATRIRALLDGFSIQLAVGLPTLDRTAILAHVQEFLADTLSPRS, encoded by the coding sequence ATGGCGGCGGACGGAGTACCGGTACGGGCGGCGCGCAAGAACGCGCCCCCGCGCGAGGACGTACTCGTCGCCGCCATGGCCACGATCGCCGAGCGCGGGCTGGACGGCCTGACCATGGCCGGTCTGGGCCGCGAGGTCGGCATGAGCAGCGGCCATCTCCTCTACTACTTCCGCAGCAAGGACGAGCTCCTGCTGCAGACTCTGGAGTGGAGCGAGGCCGAACTGGGCGGCGCGCGTCGGGCCCTGCTCGCCCGTCGAGGCCCGGTGACCGAGCGCCTGCAGGCGTACGTGGACCTGTACGTGCCCACGCAGGCCCGCGACCCGCACTGGACGCTGTGGCTGGAGGTGTGGAACCGCTCCCAGAACGCCGGCCCCCGTGAGCGCGACCGGCAGGCGGCCATCGAGGGCGCCTGGCACCGCGACCTGGTGGCGCTGCTCGCCGAGGGCATGTCGCGCGGGGAGTTCCGCCCGGTGGACGCCGAGCGGGTGGCGACCCGCATCCGGGCCCTGCTCGACGGCTTCAGCATCCAGTTGGCGGTGGGCCTGCCGACGCTCGACCGGACGGCCATCCTGGCCCACGTCCAGGAGTTCCTGGCGGACACCCTGTCCCCCCGCTCCTAG
- a CDS encoding agmatine/peptidylarginine deiminase, with protein MTTKPVHNGFRMPAEWTPHERTWMAWPSPNPTFTNEQELAEARGAWGAVARAVRAYEPVTLVVSPGDAEGARAIAGAGEGHPLDVVERELDDAWMRDIGPTFVTDGAGALAAVDWTFNGWGAQEWARWDHDAKIARQISDVLGTRTFSSPLVNEGGAIHVDGEGTVLLTDTVQLGKGRNPDWTREQVEAEIHAHLGTTKAIWLPYGLAGDYGTYGTQGHVDIVAAFARPGVVMVHTQPDPSHPDHERCKTIAAILRASTDARGRQLDVVEIPAPTVLEEDGEWVDYSYINHYLCNDGVVLCSFDDPRDEEAAEIFRGLFPERTVTLVDARTIFAGGGGIHCITQQQPKV; from the coding sequence ATGACCACCAAGCCCGTGCACAACGGATTCCGGATGCCCGCCGAGTGGACGCCCCACGAGCGCACCTGGATGGCCTGGCCCAGCCCGAACCCGACCTTCACCAACGAGCAGGAGCTCGCCGAGGCCCGCGGGGCCTGGGGCGCCGTCGCCCGTGCGGTCCGCGCCTACGAACCCGTGACCCTCGTCGTCTCCCCGGGCGACGCCGAGGGCGCCCGGGCGATCGCCGGCGCAGGCGAAGGACACCCGCTCGACGTGGTCGAGCGCGAGCTCGACGACGCCTGGATGCGCGACATCGGCCCGACCTTCGTCACCGACGGCGCCGGCGCACTGGCCGCCGTCGACTGGACCTTCAACGGCTGGGGCGCCCAGGAGTGGGCCCGCTGGGACCACGACGCGAAGATCGCCCGCCAGATCTCCGACGTGCTCGGCACGCGCACGTTCAGCAGCCCGCTGGTCAACGAGGGCGGCGCCATCCACGTCGACGGCGAGGGCACCGTGCTGCTCACCGACACCGTCCAGCTGGGCAAGGGCCGCAACCCCGACTGGACCCGAGAGCAGGTCGAGGCCGAGATCCACGCCCACCTCGGCACCACCAAGGCGATCTGGCTGCCGTACGGCCTGGCCGGCGACTACGGCACCTACGGCACGCAGGGCCACGTCGACATCGTCGCGGCCTTCGCCCGCCCCGGCGTGGTCATGGTGCACACCCAGCCCGACCCCTCCCACCCGGACCACGAGCGCTGCAAGACCATCGCAGCGATCCTGCGCGCGTCCACCGACGCCCGCGGCCGGCAGCTGGATGTCGTGGAGATCCCGGCGCCGACCGTCCTGGAGGAGGACGGCGAGTGGGTGGACTACTCCTACATCAACCACTACCTGTGCAACGACGGCGTCGTGCTGTGCTCCTTCGACGACCCGCGGGACGAGGAGGCGGCCGAGATCTTCCGCGGCCTGTTCCCCGAGCGGACCGTGACCCTCGTTGACGCACGTACGATTTTCGCCGGGGGTGGCGGCATCCACTGCATCACCCAGCAGCAGCCGAAGGTCTGA
- a CDS encoding urease subunit alpha yields the protein MSRQTPHTDHSAHCAPGSRHIDPHEYAAVFGPRAGDRVRLGDSGLTIRVEADAQKPGEEFLAGFGKTARDGLHLKGAAVRDTCDVVISNVLVIDAVLGIRKVSIGIREGRIHAIGRAGNPDTLDGVDVVVGTGTSIVSGEGLIATAGAVDTHVHLLSPRIMEASLAAGVTTVIGQEFGPVWGVGVNSPWALKHAFNAFDAWPVNIGFLARGSSSDAAPLVEALAEGGASGFKVHEDMGAHTRALDTALRVAEEHDVQVALHSDGLNECLSVENTLRVLDGRTIHAFHIEGCGGGHVPNVLKMAGVPNVIGSSTNPTLPFGRDAVAEHYGMIVSVHDLKPDLPGDAAMARDRIRAGTMGAEDVLHDLGAIGITSSDAQGMGRAGETIRRTFAMAAKMKGELGPLEGDGEGDDNARVLRYMAKLTINPAIAHGLAHEIGSIEVGKLADLVLWRPQFFGAKPQLVLKSGFPAYGVTGDPNAATDTCEPLVLGPQFGAYGATAADISVAFVSAAAAALGGDAMPTRRRRVAVRGTRGIGPGDLLLNSRTGAVDVDAHSGLVSLDGEPLRSEAAESVSLNRLYFL from the coding sequence ATGAGCAGGCAGACCCCGCACACCGACCACAGTGCGCACTGCGCGCCGGGCAGCCGGCACATCGATCCGCACGAGTACGCGGCCGTCTTCGGCCCTCGTGCGGGGGACCGGGTCCGCCTCGGCGACTCCGGGCTGACCATCCGCGTGGAGGCCGACGCGCAGAAGCCGGGGGAGGAGTTCCTGGCGGGCTTCGGCAAGACCGCCCGCGACGGCCTGCACCTGAAGGGGGCCGCGGTCCGCGACACCTGCGACGTCGTGATCAGCAACGTCCTGGTCATCGACGCCGTCCTCGGCATCCGCAAGGTCTCCATCGGCATCCGCGAGGGCCGCATCCACGCGATCGGCCGGGCCGGCAACCCCGACACCCTCGACGGCGTCGACGTCGTCGTCGGCACCGGTACCTCGATCGTCTCCGGCGAGGGCCTGATCGCCACCGCCGGCGCCGTGGACACGCACGTCCACCTGCTGTCCCCGCGCATCATGGAGGCCTCGCTCGCCGCGGGAGTCACCACCGTCATCGGCCAGGAGTTCGGCCCCGTGTGGGGCGTCGGCGTCAACTCCCCGTGGGCCCTGAAGCACGCCTTCAACGCCTTCGACGCCTGGCCCGTGAACATCGGCTTCCTCGCCCGCGGCTCCTCCTCCGACGCCGCACCCCTCGTCGAGGCCCTCGCCGAGGGCGGCGCCAGCGGCTTCAAGGTGCACGAGGACATGGGCGCGCACACCCGGGCCCTGGACACCGCGCTGCGGGTGGCCGAGGAGCACGACGTCCAGGTCGCCCTGCACAGCGACGGCCTCAACGAATGCCTCTCCGTCGAAAACACCCTGCGGGTGCTGGACGGCCGGACCATCCACGCCTTCCACATCGAGGGCTGCGGCGGCGGTCACGTCCCGAACGTGCTGAAGATGGCGGGCGTGCCGAACGTGATCGGCTCCTCCACCAATCCGACGCTCCCCTTCGGCCGGGACGCCGTCGCCGAGCACTACGGGATGATCGTCTCCGTCCACGACCTCAAGCCCGACCTTCCCGGCGACGCCGCCATGGCCCGCGACCGCATCCGGGCCGGGACGATGGGCGCCGAGGACGTCCTGCACGACCTGGGCGCGATCGGCATCACCTCCTCCGACGCCCAGGGCATGGGCCGCGCGGGCGAGACCATCCGCCGCACCTTCGCGATGGCCGCGAAGATGAAGGGCGAGCTCGGCCCGTTGGAGGGCGACGGTGAGGGCGACGACAACGCCCGCGTACTGCGCTACATGGCCAAGCTGACCATCAACCCGGCCATCGCCCACGGCCTGGCCCACGAGATCGGCTCGATCGAGGTCGGCAAGCTCGCCGACCTCGTGCTCTGGCGCCCCCAGTTCTTCGGGGCCAAGCCGCAGCTGGTCCTCAAGTCCGGCTTCCCCGCCTACGGGGTCACCGGCGACCCCAACGCCGCCACCGACACCTGCGAACCCCTCGTCCTCGGGCCGCAGTTCGGCGCCTATGGGGCCACCGCGGCCGACATCTCCGTCGCCTTCGTCTCCGCCGCGGCCGCGGCCCTGGGCGGCGACGCGATGCCGACCCGCCGCCGCCGGGTCGCCGTCCGCGGCACCCGCGGCATCGGCCCCGGCGACCTGCTCCTCAACTCCCGGACGGGTGCGGTCGACGTGGACGCCCACAGCGGACTGGTCTCCCTCGACGGGGAACCCCTGCGCTCCGAGGCCGCCGAGTCGGTCTCCCTCAACCGCCTGTACTTCCTGTAA
- the ureA gene encoding urease subunit gamma, protein MRLTPTERDRLLLRSAAELARARRARGLKLNVPEATALIADTVCEAARDGKRLAEAIEEACCVLGPDDVLPGVADVVTEVHVEAVFDDGSRLAVVSSPVRGAVPLGDDAPGAVVPGAVVPGPGVPQPEPAAHLHVRNTADVPISVTSHFHFFEANPRLDFDRAAAYGMRLCVPAGSSVRFDPHGEGDVGLVPIGGDRVAIGFAGLVDGPLDAPGAREEALRRAAACGYLGATPTGAGQSGPADRP, encoded by the coding sequence GTGCGGCTGACCCCTACGGAGCGTGACCGCCTGCTCCTCCGCAGCGCTGCGGAACTGGCCAGGGCCCGGCGGGCCCGTGGCCTGAAGCTCAACGTCCCGGAGGCCACCGCGCTGATCGCGGACACGGTCTGTGAGGCCGCGCGCGACGGCAAGCGGCTCGCCGAGGCCATCGAGGAGGCCTGCTGCGTGCTGGGCCCCGACGACGTCCTGCCGGGCGTCGCCGACGTCGTCACCGAGGTGCACGTGGAGGCCGTCTTCGACGACGGATCCCGCCTCGCCGTGGTCTCGTCCCCCGTCCGGGGCGCGGTGCCGCTCGGCGACGACGCCCCCGGCGCCGTGGTCCCCGGCGCCGTGGTCCCCGGCCCCGGGGTCCCTCAGCCGGAGCCCGCCGCGCACCTGCACGTGCGCAACACCGCCGACGTGCCGATCAGCGTGACCTCGCACTTCCACTTCTTCGAGGCGAACCCGCGCCTGGACTTCGACCGCGCCGCGGCCTACGGCATGCGGCTGTGCGTGCCGGCCGGCTCCTCCGTACGGTTCGACCCGCACGGCGAGGGCGACGTGGGTCTGGTCCCCATCGGCGGCGATCGCGTCGCGATCGGGTTCGCGGGTCTGGTCGACGGCCCCCTCGACGCCCCCGGAGCCAGGGAGGAGGCCCTGCGCCGCGCTGCGGCCTGCGGCTACCTGGGCGCCACCCCGACCGGGGCCGGCCAGTCCGGCCCCGCCGACCGCCCGTAA
- a CDS encoding cytosine permease → MPIEQRGVDTIPEEERTSGPRDLISILLGSNLCLGVIVFGWLPPSFGLGLWPSVTAIVTGTLVGIAFTAPLALVSLRTATNLSTSSGAQFGVRGRLVGSVVGLLLSLGYTALTLWIGGDVMVGTLARLTGLPDTGLSRAVMYGLLAACTVVAAVFGYRLLLRMSKVLSIGMMVLLAVGVVAYAPDFTTSAPPETPYLLGSFWPTWLLAAVAAGLSGPVAFITLLGDYTRYISPRRHGSRRVLWATAFGLLIGLLVPQLFGTYTALAARAGLDYAGPLVAAAPLWYLLPLLVAAAAGSVGNAGLMLYSMGLDLDAIVPRATRTTATVIAAAAATAFVFIGSFEWDVQSAMTSFVLVLTAIGTPWAVITLIGHVRCRGVYDADALQVFNRRSVGGVYWYRAGWNVAATTSWGIGAAVGLLAVTTPSYEGPLLALTGGVDCSFVLSGLTGGLVYAVLTARRAAAPAPVAAAEEPANA, encoded by the coding sequence ATGCCCATCGAACAGCGCGGAGTCGACACCATCCCGGAGGAGGAGCGGACCAGCGGTCCCCGTGACCTGATATCGATCCTCCTCGGCTCCAATCTGTGCCTCGGTGTGATCGTCTTCGGCTGGCTGCCCCCGTCCTTCGGACTGGGCCTGTGGCCCTCGGTCACGGCCATCGTCACCGGCACCCTCGTCGGCATCGCCTTCACCGCGCCGCTGGCGCTCGTCTCCCTGCGCACCGCGACCAACCTCTCCACCTCCAGCGGCGCGCAGTTCGGTGTGCGCGGGCGGCTCGTGGGGTCGGTGGTGGGCCTGCTGCTCTCGCTCGGCTACACCGCACTCACGCTGTGGATCGGCGGCGACGTGATGGTCGGCACCCTCGCGCGGCTCACCGGCCTCCCGGACACCGGCCTCTCGCGGGCCGTGATGTACGGCCTGCTCGCCGCGTGCACCGTCGTCGCGGCCGTCTTCGGCTACCGGCTGCTGCTGCGCATGAGCAAGGTGCTGTCCATCGGCATGATGGTGCTGCTGGCGGTCGGCGTCGTCGCCTACGCCCCGGACTTCACCACCTCCGCGCCGCCCGAGACCCCGTACCTGCTCGGATCCTTCTGGCCGACGTGGCTGCTGGCCGCGGTCGCCGCCGGGCTCAGCGGGCCCGTCGCCTTCATCACCCTGCTGGGCGATTACACGCGCTACATCTCCCCGCGCCGGCACGGCTCGCGCAGGGTCCTGTGGGCCACCGCATTCGGTCTGCTGATCGGCCTGCTGGTCCCGCAGCTCTTCGGCACCTACACGGCACTGGCCGCCCGGGCGGGCCTGGACTACGCCGGTCCGCTCGTGGCAGCCGCACCGCTGTGGTACCTGCTCCCCCTGCTGGTCGCCGCCGCGGCGGGCTCGGTCGGCAACGCCGGCCTGATGCTCTACTCCATGGGGCTGGACCTCGACGCGATCGTCCCCCGGGCCACCCGCACCACGGCCACCGTGATCGCCGCGGCCGCCGCGACCGCTTTCGTCTTCATCGGGTCCTTCGAGTGGGACGTGCAGTCCGCGATGACCTCGTTCGTCCTGGTGCTGACCGCGATCGGCACCCCGTGGGCCGTGATCACCCTGATCGGCCACGTGCGCTGCCGCGGGGTCTACGACGCCGACGCGCTCCAGGTCTTCAACCGCCGCTCGGTGGGCGGGGTCTACTGGTACCGGGCCGGCTGGAACGTCGCGGCCACCACCTCCTGGGGGATCGGGGCCGCCGTCGGCCTGCTCGCCGTGACCACCCCCTCCTACGAGGGTCCGCTGCTCGCCCTCACCGGTGGCGTGGACTGCTCCTTCGTCCTGTCCGGTCTCACCGGCGGCCTCGTGTACGCCGTGCTCACGGCCCGCCGCGCTGCCGCCCCGGCCCCGGTGGCCGCCGCCGAGGAGCCTGCGAACGCCTGA
- a CDS encoding branched-chain amino acid aminotransferase — protein MTTPTIELKPSSNPLSDAEREAILASPGFGRHFTDHMVTIKWTEGRGWHDAELVPYAPLSIDPANMTLHYAQTIFEGLKAYRQPDGTVATFRPEANAARFQASARRMAMPELPVELFIEACDALIKQDRAWVPDSGEASLYLRPFMFASEVGLGVRPANEFLFIVIASPAGAYFPGGVKPVSVWLSEDYVRAVKGGTGAAKTGGNYAASLVAQAQAASHGCDQVVWLDAVEHRWIEEMGGMNLYFVYGDRIVTPELTGSLLPGITRDSLLTIARDLGYTAEEGRLTTEDWQRDNANGTLTEVFACGTAAVITPVGSVKSERANWTQGDGEPGEVTMRLRKALLELQTGHAADTHGWMHPLG, from the coding sequence ATGACGACGCCCACGATCGAGCTCAAGCCCTCCTCGAACCCGCTGTCCGACGCGGAGCGCGAGGCGATCCTGGCCAGCCCCGGATTCGGCCGCCACTTCACCGATCACATGGTGACGATCAAGTGGACCGAGGGCCGCGGCTGGCACGACGCCGAACTGGTCCCGTACGCGCCGCTCTCGATCGACCCGGCGAACATGACCCTGCACTACGCGCAGACGATCTTCGAGGGCCTCAAGGCCTACCGCCAGCCCGACGGCACCGTCGCCACCTTCCGCCCCGAGGCCAACGCCGCGCGCTTCCAGGCCTCGGCCCGCCGCATGGCGATGCCGGAACTGCCCGTCGAGCTCTTCATCGAGGCCTGCGACGCCCTGATCAAGCAGGACCGCGCCTGGGTGCCGGACTCCGGCGAGGCATCCCTGTACCTCAGGCCCTTCATGTTCGCCTCGGAGGTCGGCCTCGGCGTCCGCCCGGCCAACGAGTTCCTCTTCATCGTCATCGCCTCGCCCGCCGGCGCGTACTTCCCCGGCGGCGTCAAGCCCGTCTCCGTCTGGCTCTCCGAGGACTACGTCCGCGCGGTCAAGGGCGGCACCGGCGCGGCCAAGACCGGCGGCAACTACGCGGCCTCGCTGGTCGCGCAGGCCCAGGCCGCCTCGCACGGCTGCGACCAGGTGGTGTGGCTCGACGCCGTCGAGCACCGCTGGATCGAGGAGATGGGCGGGATGAACCTGTACTTCGTGTACGGGGACCGCATCGTCACCCCCGAGCTCACCGGCTCGCTGCTTCCCGGCATCACCCGCGACTCCCTCCTCACCATCGCCCGCGACCTCGGCTACACCGCCGAAGAAGGCCGCCTGACCACCGAGGACTGGCAGCGCGACAACGCCAACGGCACCCTCACCGAGGTGTTCGCGTGCGGCACGGCCGCCGTCATCACCCCGGTCGGCTCGGTCAAGTCCGAGCGTGCCAACTGGACCCAGGGCGACGGCGAGCCCGGCGAGGTCACCATGCGCCTGCGCAAGGCGCTGCTGGAACTCCAGACCGGCCACGCCGCCGACACCCACGGCTGGATGCACCCCCTGGGCTAG
- a CDS encoding 3-isopropylmalate dehydrogenase has translation MSTSINLAVIPGDGIGQEVVAQGLKVLTAVLPQDVKLETKQYDLGAQRWHRTGETLPDAELEALARHDAILLGAIGDPSVPSGVLERGLLLKLRFAFDHFINLRPSKLFPNTATPLAGRPDIDFVVVREGTEGPYTGNGGSLRTGTPAEVATEVSVNTAYGVERVVRDAYERANARPRKKLTLVHKNNVLVYAGHLWKNIFDKVGREYPEVTTDYLHVDAATIFFVTQPERFDVIVTDNLFGDILTDLAAAVTGGIGLAASGNINPTGAFPSMFEPVHGSAPDIAGTGKADPTATILSVALLLRHLGYEDEAVRIEDAVSADLTERDGTFRSTDAIGDALAARVAG, from the coding sequence ATGTCGACCAGCATCAATCTCGCAGTGATCCCCGGTGATGGCATCGGCCAGGAAGTCGTGGCTCAGGGACTCAAGGTCCTTACCGCGGTCCTGCCCCAGGATGTGAAGCTGGAGACCAAGCAATACGATCTCGGCGCCCAGCGCTGGCACCGCACCGGCGAGACCCTCCCGGACGCGGAACTCGAAGCCCTGGCGCGCCACGACGCGATCCTGCTGGGCGCCATCGGCGACCCCTCGGTCCCGTCCGGCGTGCTGGAGCGCGGCCTGCTGCTGAAGCTGCGCTTCGCGTTCGACCACTTCATCAACCTGCGGCCGTCGAAGCTGTTCCCCAACACCGCCACCCCCCTGGCGGGCCGCCCGGACATCGACTTCGTCGTCGTCCGCGAGGGCACCGAGGGTCCGTACACCGGCAACGGCGGCAGCCTGCGCACCGGCACCCCCGCCGAGGTGGCCACCGAGGTCAGCGTCAACACCGCGTACGGTGTCGAGCGCGTCGTCCGCGACGCCTACGAGCGGGCCAATGCCCGCCCCCGCAAGAAGCTGACGCTCGTTCACAAGAACAACGTCCTCGTGTACGCGGGCCACCTGTGGAAGAACATCTTCGACAAGGTCGGCCGGGAGTACCCCGAGGTCACCACCGACTACCTGCACGTGGACGCCGCGACGATCTTCTTCGTCACGCAGCCGGAGCGCTTCGACGTCATCGTCACGGACAACCTCTTCGGTGACATCCTCACCGACCTGGCCGCGGCCGTCACGGGCGGAATCGGCCTGGCCGCCTCCGGGAACATCAATCCGACCGGCGCCTTCCCGTCCATGTTCGAGCCCGTCCACGGCTCGGCCCCGGACATCGCCGGCACCGGGAAGGCGGACCCGACCGCGACGATCCTCTCGGTCGCCCTTCTGCTGCGCCACCTCGGCTACGAGGACGAGGCCGTCCGCATCGAGGACGCGGTCTCCGCCGACCTCACCGAACGGGACGGAACCTTCCGCTCCACCGACGCGATCGGCGACGCCCTCGCCGCGCGGGTAGCCGGCTGA
- a CDS encoding LysR family transcriptional regulator produces MSDLLPRELRILVAVAEARGFSAAAAALGLTQSAVSHSVRGSEAKLGAVLFDRGRAGASPTPAGERAVGHARRILRLYEVMGAEVRSAGRGDGGGALDGVLRIAAFRSAALHLLPPALERLTARHPGVRPEVRVVREIGAGAAGEVAAGRADLGIATLGGSPGAAPPGLLTGVLAQEAYHLVHPAGHPDPKSLPLMDWDENCGSYTRAWWRAQDWIPRATVKAEDDAMVLTMVGRGLGMAIMPELSLRDATEAVEIAGLGPLGPVREVGYVTTSEAAATLAVKALIRELRSGRT; encoded by the coding sequence GTGTCCGATCTTCTCCCGCGCGAACTGCGCATCCTGGTGGCCGTCGCGGAGGCCCGCGGCTTCTCCGCCGCGGCCGCGGCGCTCGGCCTCACCCAGTCGGCCGTGTCGCACTCGGTGCGCGGCAGCGAGGCCAAGCTCGGCGCGGTGCTCTTCGACCGCGGACGGGCGGGGGCCTCGCCCACGCCGGCGGGGGAGCGGGCGGTCGGACACGCCCGCCGCATCCTGCGGCTGTACGAGGTCATGGGCGCGGAGGTGCGCAGTGCGGGCCGGGGCGACGGCGGCGGCGCCCTGGACGGCGTTCTTCGGATCGCGGCGTTCCGGAGCGCCGCCCTGCACCTGCTGCCGCCCGCCCTGGAGCGACTGACCGCCCGGCACCCCGGCGTCCGCCCGGAGGTCCGCGTGGTCCGCGAGATCGGTGCCGGCGCGGCGGGGGAAGTGGCGGCGGGCCGTGCGGATCTGGGCATCGCCACCCTGGGCGGTTCGCCGGGCGCGGCGCCGCCCGGCCTGCTGACGGGGGTGCTCGCGCAGGAGGCGTACCACCTGGTGCACCCGGCGGGGCACCCCGACCCGAAGTCGCTGCCCCTCATGGACTGGGACGAGAACTGCGGTTCCTACACCCGGGCCTGGTGGCGGGCGCAGGACTGGATCCCGCGGGCGACGGTCAAGGCGGAGGACGACGCCATGGTGCTGACCATGGTCGGTCGGGGGCTCGGCATGGCGATCATGCCCGAGCTGTCCCTGAGGGACGCGACGGAGGCCGTGGAGATCGCCGGACTGGGCCCGTTGGGGCCGGTGCGCGAGGTGGGATATGTCACCACGTCGGAAGCCGCCGCAACTCTCGCGGTCAAGGCTCTGATCAGGGAACTTCGCTCCGGCAGGACCTGA